The following coding sequences lie in one Solirubrobacterales bacterium genomic window:
- a CDS encoding asparagine synthase-related protein, whose protein sequence is MSLRPLANLLAVGTLDPGELGAVRERIEASGAFDPTWDPAPGRLVAVSRFSGSSPDDEPVRAAGLAFAQGRDELAACGRRWEEIAHLVAERPESLDQLPGDFGLVQFRPSGEVTVVRSAGGLVPFYVADDGERWTVATTLAHLLRFHPGELALDPLVNAILTSGYDAAPDRRTFVAGVRLVGRGEYVRLDGGRAAFGRWWDPRQGAAPRPAADHAERLRSALLATLERDLAPEGENLLALSGGVDSSAVGALAAGTLGREVSTLTVLSDDEAARARDRRYVDALTEAVGFRRRKMVVVDRERRLALLDEPRVPFHVPMPYLCLLPSVADEWPVSVLVGGEFADHTVGSALTLRDWARHTTLSGLWGTRRALPTGPADIRRWFVYRLRRALRRPPVPWPGELPSLVRPELRDQYRDWLRDRRRAAAHDDGPMPYLAMFLERQGFLGMHWEVTSSLGVRRSFPFVTRELLELGFECHPSELVGPGTKRLLRAALAGDVPAVNLERPDKGRPRPPGGTEFRAWSGEIPSVLEPILAPGWPPRSKIAYWDVHRGRQLVAFAKAFERSRGGR, encoded by the coding sequence GTGAGCCTCCGGCCCCTCGCCAACCTGCTTGCGGTCGGGACCCTGGACCCCGGGGAGCTCGGCGCTGTCCGCGAGCGGATCGAGGCAAGCGGCGCCTTCGATCCGACCTGGGACCCCGCGCCGGGAAGGCTTGTCGCGGTGAGCCGCTTTTCCGGCAGCTCGCCGGACGACGAGCCCGTGCGAGCCGCCGGCCTGGCGTTCGCCCAGGGCCGCGACGAGCTCGCCGCGTGCGGGCGTCGCTGGGAGGAGATCGCGCATCTGGTTGCGGAGCGGCCCGAGAGCCTCGACCAGCTGCCGGGGGACTTCGGCCTGGTGCAATTCCGGCCGAGCGGGGAGGTGACGGTCGTCCGCTCCGCGGGCGGCCTGGTGCCCTTCTACGTGGCGGACGATGGTGAGCGCTGGACCGTCGCCACGACGCTCGCGCACCTGCTGCGGTTCCATCCAGGAGAGCTTGCACTCGACCCGCTGGTCAACGCAATCCTGACCTCGGGCTACGACGCGGCGCCCGACCGGCGCACCTTCGTGGCCGGGGTGCGTCTGGTGGGGCGCGGAGAGTACGTGCGTCTTGACGGCGGCCGCGCGGCCTTCGGCCGCTGGTGGGATCCCCGTCAGGGTGCGGCGCCGCGACCAGCCGCCGATCACGCCGAGCGCTTGCGCTCGGCGCTCCTCGCAACGCTGGAGCGCGACCTGGCCCCGGAGGGGGAGAACCTCCTCGCATTGAGCGGCGGCGTCGATTCCTCCGCGGTGGGGGCGCTCGCCGCCGGCACCCTGGGGCGGGAGGTCAGCACGCTGACCGTGCTCTCCGACGACGAGGCGGCGCGAGCCCGGGACCGCCGATACGTCGACGCGCTCACGGAGGCGGTTGGGTTTCGCCGCCGCAAGATGGTCGTGGTCGACCGCGAGCGCCGCCTCGCCCTGCTCGACGAGCCGCGGGTCCCTTTCCACGTCCCCATGCCCTACCTCTGCCTGCTGCCGTCGGTGGCCGACGAATGGCCCGTCTCCGTGCTGGTCGGGGGCGAGTTCGCCGACCACACGGTCGGCTCGGCGCTGACCCTGCGCGACTGGGCCCGCCACACCACCCTGAGCGGGCTCTGGGGCACACGACGGGCGCTTCCCACCGGCCCGGCCGATATCCGTCGCTGGTTCGTCTATCGCCTGCGCCGCGCCTTGCGGCGCCCGCCGGTGCCCTGGCCGGGGGAGCTGCCGTCGCTGGTGCGGCCGGAGCTTCGCGACCAGTATCGAGACTGGTTGCGCGACCGCCGCCGCGCGGCCGCACACGATGACGGGCCGATGCCCTATCTGGCGATGTTCCTCGAGCGCCAGGGGTTCCTGGGAATGCACTGGGAGGTGACGAGCTCGCTCGGAGTGCGGCGGAGCTTCCCCTTCGTGACCAGGGAGCTGCTGGAACTGGGTTTCGAGTGCCATCCCTCGGAGCTGGTCGGGCCGGGAACCAAGCGGCTGCTGCGCGCCGCCCTCGCCGGTGACGTGCCGGCGGTCAACCTGGAGCGACCCGACAAGGGGCGCCCCCGTCCCCCCGGTGGGACCGAATTCCGTGCGTGGTCAGGCGAGATCCCGAGCGTGCTCGAGCCGATTCTCGCACCGGGTTGGCCACCGAGGAGCAAGATTGCGTATTGGGATGTACATCGGGGCCGTCAGCTGGTAGCCTTTGCGAAGGCGTTTGAGCGTTCGCGAGGCGGGCGCTGA
- a CDS encoding O-antigen ligase family protein, which yields MARRSLLAVFPLLPGALVIYLAFNAGGYFPNTQGLVTIVLLLALAAWVGFAYEPFAGLGPWLGVAAGALAAFAVWTLLSGTWSDSTSRALLEFNRALLYLAALALFGLTIRQGRQLQWLVWGLAAGIVVVCTIALTTRLLPNVWPIDFNLANDRLSYPITYWNALGLLASVGSIFCLQAATRARGSALTRILGAAAVPLLATTVYFTFSRGAIVAGSIGIVVYLVLARPRGAVSGLVAAVPAAVVAVVVAYNADLLATLDPTTEAAVSQGHRVAWVLAACMIAAAAIRLALLRLDRRLARLRRVVHPRTALVAAGGALAAAVATALALGAPGWIERQYDRFTEDAPVSEGTPAGSTDLRQRLTSVSSNGRLDYWAVSMDEFQKSKLEGHGGGTFQLAWERERDFPGTVVDAHGLYPETLGELGVVGLALLATALLAILVGIAARVRGHRRTLYAALFAAGLTWALTAGVDWHWEMPVVTLWLFAAGGAAIAGRGTRRSRFAAPAVPARLALAIPLVLLAALPYKVLSSQAWLDRAYEAFGRHDCPAASDAARSSIEALGSRPQPHELLGYCAIRQGRPRQAIDDMGAAIDRDPDNWSFHYGLALARAAAGLDPRPEALKAREMNPLEPLARRAVARFATNRPNLWKRRGEELARRSSTI from the coding sequence ATGGCCAGACGGTCGCTGCTCGCTGTGTTCCCGCTGCTGCCGGGCGCCCTGGTCATCTACCTCGCCTTCAACGCGGGGGGGTACTTCCCCAACACCCAGGGGCTGGTGACGATCGTGCTCCTGCTGGCACTCGCCGCCTGGGTCGGCTTCGCCTACGAGCCTTTCGCCGGGCTGGGCCCGTGGCTCGGGGTGGCAGCCGGAGCACTGGCAGCCTTCGCCGTCTGGACCCTGCTCTCCGGAACCTGGTCGGACTCGACCTCCCGCGCGCTGCTCGAGTTCAACCGCGCGCTGCTCTACCTCGCGGCGCTGGCGTTGTTCGGATTGACGATCCGGCAGGGGCGCCAGCTTCAGTGGCTCGTCTGGGGCCTTGCGGCGGGGATCGTCGTCGTCTGCACGATCGCTCTGACGACGCGGCTCCTTCCCAACGTCTGGCCGATCGACTTCAACCTCGCCAACGACCGGCTCAGCTACCCGATCACCTACTGGAATGCGCTCGGACTGCTCGCCTCGGTGGGCTCGATCTTCTGCCTGCAGGCGGCGACGAGGGCGCGGGGCTCGGCGCTGACGCGGATCCTCGGTGCCGCGGCGGTCCCACTGCTCGCTACGACGGTCTACTTCACGTTCTCGCGCGGCGCGATCGTGGCCGGGAGCATCGGGATCGTCGTCTACCTCGTCCTGGCGCGGCCCCGGGGCGCGGTGAGCGGCCTGGTGGCGGCCGTTCCCGCCGCCGTGGTCGCGGTGGTCGTCGCCTACAACGCCGACCTGCTCGCCACCCTGGACCCCACGACCGAGGCCGCGGTCTCCCAGGGTCATCGAGTGGCCTGGGTTCTGGCCGCGTGCATGATCGCCGCCGCAGCGATCAGGCTGGCGCTCCTGAGGCTCGACCGGCGCCTGGCAAGGCTTCGACGGGTTGTCCACCCCCGGACCGCGCTGGTGGCGGCCGGCGGAGCACTGGCAGCGGCGGTCGCCACCGCGCTGGCCCTGGGGGCGCCGGGCTGGATCGAGCGGCAGTACGACCGCTTCACCGAGGACGCCCCGGTGAGCGAGGGGACGCCGGCCGGCTCGACCGACCTGCGCCAGCGGCTGACCTCGGTGAGCTCCAACGGGCGCCTGGACTACTGGGCGGTGTCGATGGACGAGTTTCAGAAGTCAAAGCTCGAGGGGCATGGCGGTGGCACCTTCCAGCTCGCCTGGGAGCGCGAGCGCGACTTCCCGGGCACAGTGGTCGACGCTCACGGCCTCTACCCCGAGACGCTCGGCGAGCTGGGAGTGGTCGGACTTGCTCTCCTGGCCACTGCGCTGCTCGCGATTCTGGTCGGTATTGCGGCCAGGGTAAGGGGCCACCGCCGAACTCTCTACGCCGCCCTGTTCGCCGCCGGGCTCACCTGGGCGCTCACCGCGGGTGTCGACTGGCACTGGGAGATGCCGGTGGTGACCCTGTGGCTGTTCGCGGCGGGGGGCGCCGCGATCGCAGGCCGAGGCACCAGGCGGTCCAGGTTCGCTGCGCCGGCGGTTCCAGCTCGCCTCGCGCTGGCGATCCCTCTCGTCCTCCTCGCGGCGCTTCCGTACAAGGTCCTCAGCTCGCAGGCTTGGCTCGACCGCGCCTACGAGGCTTTCGGGCGTCACGACTGCCCCGCGGCCAGCGACGCCGCGCGCTCCTCCATCGAGGCGCTCGGCTCACGCCCCCAGCCCCACGAGCTGCTCGGCTACTGCGCGATCCGCCAGGGCCGCCCGCGACAGGCGATCGACGACATGGGGGCGGCAATCGACCGCGATCCCGACAACTGGAGCTTCCACTACGGCCTGGCGCTGGCGCGGGCCGCCGCTGGCCTCGATCCGCGTCCCGAGGCGCTGAAGGCGCGCGAGATGAATCCCCTCGAGCCGCTGGCAAGGCGGGCAGTCGCGCGCTTTGCGACAAACCGGCCCAACCTCTGGAAGCGCCGCGGCGAAGAGTTGGCGCGTCGCTCCTCCACAATCTGA
- a CDS encoding sigma-70 family RNA polymerase sigma factor, which produces MSRESDSLAAGRAVSQGARGRFLGSLRAGRALSDEDFERLYEQHAVPLLSFLALRTGDRALAEDLLADTFERVLRKRSMFDRRRGSEKSWLYSIALNLLRDHARRSKVGQGATERLQFERTMEPSSRDLDQVEDRDVVGRVLGELSAEEREAVALRFGADLTVPEIAELTGNSLTTMEGRVYRALRKLRVELEEPSP; this is translated from the coding sequence GTGAGCAGGGAGTCAGACAGTCTGGCGGCGGGTAGGGCCGTGTCCCAGGGAGCGCGCGGGCGGTTCCTCGGTTCGCTGCGCGCCGGTCGCGCCCTGAGCGACGAGGACTTCGAGCGTCTTTACGAGCAGCACGCCGTCCCGCTGCTCTCCTTCCTGGCCCTGCGAACCGGCGATCGAGCCCTGGCCGAGGATCTGCTGGCCGACACGTTCGAGCGGGTCCTGCGCAAGCGAAGCATGTTTGACCGCCGTCGCGGGAGCGAGAAGTCATGGTTGTATTCGATCGCCCTGAACCTGCTGCGCGATCACGCGCGCCGTAGCAAGGTCGGGCAGGGGGCGACCGAGCGACTCCAGTTCGAGCGGACGATGGAGCCTTCCAGCCGAGACCTCGACCAGGTCGAGGACCGCGACGTCGTCGGACGGGTGCTCGGGGAGCTCAGTGCAGAGGAGCGTGAGGCCGTAGCGCTCCGGTTCGGGGCCGACCTGACCGTGCCGGAGATCGCTGAGCTGACCGGGAACTCGCTCACGACGATGGAGGGGCGCGTCTACCGGGCGCTCCGAAAGCTCCGCGTCGAGCTCGAAGAGCCGAGTCCCTAG
- a CDS encoding ABC transporter ATP-binding protein has translation MDGIRVRGLVRRFDSVVALDGLDLDVERGEIVSLLGPNGAGKSTLLRILGTVVLPDQGTASVGGVDVVANPAAARRQVGLMIGDEHSLYWRLSGKENLAFFAALHGLRRPEAIRDAAELLDLVGLGEAAERPVRGYSSGMRARLSLARALLAGPPLLLLDEPTRSLDPLAAVEFREMAVRLTRERRAGILLATHDLHEAAAVSDRIVVLAAGRVMLDEAAAGMDPARLESAFLEAVNARQAAVLDLVEQ, from the coding sequence GTGGACGGGATTCGGGTCCGCGGCCTCGTCAGGCGCTTCGACAGCGTGGTCGCTCTCGACGGACTCGATCTCGACGTCGAGCGCGGCGAGATCGTTTCCCTGCTGGGGCCAAACGGGGCCGGCAAGAGCACCCTGCTTCGGATCCTCGGCACCGTGGTCCTGCCCGATCAGGGGACGGCGAGCGTCGGGGGAGTCGACGTCGTCGCCAACCCTGCCGCCGCCCGTCGGCAGGTCGGCCTGATGATCGGGGACGAGCATTCGCTCTACTGGCGTCTGAGCGGCAAGGAGAACCTGGCGTTCTTCGCCGCCCTGCACGGGTTACGGCGGCCGGAGGCGATCCGTGATGCGGCCGAGTTGCTGGATCTGGTCGGCCTCGGCGAAGCGGCCGAACGCCCGGTGCGCGGCTATTCGTCCGGCATGCGCGCCCGTCTATCGCTGGCCCGCGCGCTGCTCGCCGGCCCGCCCCTCCTGCTCCTCGACGAGCCGACCCGAAGCCTCGATCCGCTTGCCGCCGTGGAGTTCCGCGAGATGGCGGTCCGCCTGACCCGGGAACGGCGCGCCGGGATCCTCCTCGCCACGCACGATCTCCACGAGGCAGCGGCGGTCTCCGATCGAATCGTCGTGCTCGCGGCCGGCCGGGTGATGCTCGATGAGGCAGCCGCCGGAATGGACCCCGCGCGGCTCGAGTCGGCATTCCTGGAGGCCGTCAACGCACGGCAGGCCGCTGTCCTCGATCTGGTCGAGCAATGA
- a CDS encoding calcium-binding protein produces the protein MSSSSMSRNRGGLVRRALLAVALALGALAVVPAIASAAAVSTSGTVITFTAGGNEFNVLTVTHPATNTYLFHDASTSISESSANCTAASGDVTCNGIAWTSVVVNLGNRDDSVTAAGVNDDPFTINGEVGIDSLTGSDANDVITGAADNDTLNGGSGSDRMDGGADNDTLNGGSGIDRALYSAATAGATVTIDNTANDLDGQGGTDNVQDSVESITGSSFNDTITGSCFANTIVGDPGSTNGSAGGNDTLNGDPASCPGGNGADILGGGEGNDIFDGDGTTGAAGFDTVTYGTPYTGAVAATCAGQAVTAGFAVNLDTDNAADDCDGFGNTTENVHSDIERIVGSGAADRVNAASANQGVQLLGRDGNDTLLGSPFGDFLWGEDGADTLDCAGGTDTYRTNGGDASITNCETPV, from the coding sequence ATGTCGTCGAGCAGCATGAGTCGTAATCGAGGAGGGCTTGTTCGGCGTGCACTGCTGGCCGTAGCGCTGGCGCTCGGGGCGCTGGCCGTCGTGCCGGCGATCGCCTCGGCGGCGGCCGTGAGCACCTCGGGCACGGTGATCACGTTCACGGCCGGCGGAAACGAGTTCAACGTCTTGACCGTCACCCACCCGGCCACCAATACCTACCTCTTCCACGACGCGAGCACCAGCATCAGCGAGTCGAGCGCCAACTGCACCGCTGCCAGCGGCGACGTGACCTGTAACGGCATCGCCTGGACCTCGGTGGTCGTCAACCTCGGTAACCGAGACGACAGCGTCACCGCCGCCGGCGTCAACGACGATCCGTTCACGATCAACGGCGAAGTTGGCATCGACAGCCTCACCGGGAGCGACGCCAACGACGTCATCACAGGCGCTGCCGACAACGACACCCTGAACGGCGGTTCGGGGAGCGACCGGATGGACGGAGGAGCCGACAACGACACCCTGAACGGCGGTAGCGGGATCGACCGGGCCCTTTACAGTGCCGCCACCGCGGGGGCCACCGTGACGATCGACAACACCGCCAACGACCTCGACGGCCAGGGCGGCACCGACAACGTGCAGGACTCGGTTGAATCGATCACCGGAAGCAGCTTCAATGACACGATTACCGGCAGCTGCTTCGCCAACACGATCGTCGGCGACCCGGGCAGCACCAACGGCTCGGCGGGCGGCAACGACACCCTGAACGGCGACCCAGCCAGCTGCCCCGGCGGCAACGGCGCGGACATCCTGGGCGGGGGCGAGGGCAACGACATCTTCGACGGCGACGGCACCACCGGCGCCGCGGGCTTCGACACGGTGACCTACGGGACGCCCTATACCGGGGCTGTCGCTGCGACCTGCGCGGGCCAGGCTGTGACCGCGGGCTTCGCGGTCAACCTCGACACCGACAATGCCGCCGATGACTGCGACGGCTTCGGCAATACGACAGAGAACGTCCACAGCGACATCGAGCGGATCGTCGGAAGCGGGGCCGCCGACAGGGTCAACGCCGCGTCCGCCAACCAGGGCGTGCAGCTGCTCGGCCGGGACGGCAACGACACGCTGCTGGGGAGCCCCTTCGGCGACTTCCTGTGGGGCGAGGACGGTGCCGACACGCTCGACTGCGCGGGCGGCACGGACACCTACCGCACCAACGGTGGCGACGCCTCGATCACCAACTGCGAGACGCCGGTATAG
- a CDS encoding PqqD family protein, translating to MAEPVRVRADALEWRTVEGEIVALDLRRSLYLAINPSGATLWPALVEGASREELVERLSRECGVSRHDAESDVDGFLSELASHDLLED from the coding sequence ATGGCGGAGCCTGTGCGAGTCCGCGCTGACGCGCTCGAGTGGCGCACCGTGGAGGGCGAGATCGTGGCTCTCGACCTACGCCGCTCGCTCTATCTGGCGATCAACCCGAGCGGCGCCACGCTCTGGCCGGCGCTGGTCGAGGGCGCGAGCCGCGAGGAGCTCGTCGAGCGGCTGAGCCGGGAGTGCGGCGTCAGCCGCCACGACGCCGAATCCGACGTCGACGGCTTCCTCTCCGAGCTTGCCAGCCACGACCTGCTCGAGGACTGA
- the ccrA gene encoding crotonyl-CoA carboxylase/reductase, translating to MAVDVSEVSKLDVEPGEVPKEMAAWVIRAEREGEPKDAFQLEEVELPEPGAFEVIVRVMAAGVNFNNVWASLGKPVSVFNYGDHPEWGHHIGGSDASGVVWKVGEGITKWKPGDEVVIHCNQASYEDVEVHGLDPLAAPSQQIWGYETTWGSFAQFTKVQAQQLLPKPENLSWVDSSAYGLTYFTAYRMLIDRCRLQAGHNVLIWGAAGGLGVFATQLCAASGANAVGVVSSDEKGELVKKLGAVDFINRGEFAGMMRKGGESPEEEKERFKASRGFAKRVKEILGDAPDIVFEHVGQATFPTSVLVVKPFGKVVICGATSGYNLDFDVRYLWMRQKEILGSHFANAYECMRANQLMAEGKIRPVLWQAMGFEGVPEAHQLLHENKHLGKISIMVGATDEEEGKHTEGPGAIRAEVGT from the coding sequence GTGGCTGTGGACGTATCAGAGGTCTCGAAGCTCGACGTCGAGCCGGGCGAGGTGCCAAAAGAGATGGCCGCCTGGGTGATCCGGGCCGAGCGCGAGGGAGAGCCCAAGGACGCCTTCCAGCTCGAGGAGGTCGAGCTTCCGGAGCCGGGCGCCTTCGAGGTGATCGTCCGCGTGATGGCGGCGGGCGTCAACTTCAACAACGTCTGGGCATCGCTCGGCAAGCCCGTCTCGGTGTTCAACTACGGGGACCACCCCGAGTGGGGGCATCACATCGGCGGCTCCGACGCCTCCGGGGTGGTCTGGAAGGTCGGCGAGGGGATCACCAAGTGGAAGCCCGGGGACGAGGTGGTGATCCACTGCAACCAGGCCTCCTACGAGGACGTCGAGGTGCACGGCCTCGATCCGCTCGCCGCCCCGAGCCAGCAGATCTGGGGATACGAGACCACCTGGGGATCGTTCGCCCAGTTCACCAAGGTCCAGGCGCAGCAGCTTCTGCCGAAGCCCGAGAACCTCTCTTGGGTCGACTCCTCGGCCTACGGCCTCACCTACTTCACCGCCTACCGGATGCTGATCGACCGGTGCCGGCTCCAGGCGGGCCACAACGTGCTGATCTGGGGCGCCGCCGGCGGCCTCGGCGTGTTCGCCACCCAGCTCTGCGCGGCGTCGGGCGCGAACGCGGTCGGCGTCGTCTCCTCGGACGAGAAGGGAGAGCTGGTCAAGAAGCTCGGTGCTGTCGACTTCATCAACCGCGGCGAGTTCGCCGGCATGATGCGCAAGGGCGGCGAGTCGCCCGAGGAGGAGAAGGAGCGCTTCAAGGCCTCGCGCGGGTTCGCCAAGCGGGTGAAGGAGATCCTCGGCGACGCGCCGGACATCGTGTTCGAGCACGTCGGCCAGGCGACCTTCCCGACCTCGGTGCTGGTCGTGAAGCCGTTCGGCAAGGTGGTGATCTGCGGGGCGACCTCCGGCTACAACCTGGACTTCGACGTCCGCTACCTGTGGATGCGCCAAAAGGAGATCCTGGGCTCCCACTTCGCGAACGCCTACGAGTGCATGCGCGCCAACCAGCTGATGGCCGAGGGCAAGATCCGGCCGGTGCTATGGCAGGCGATGGGCTTCGAGGGGGTGCCGGAGGCGCACCAGCTCCTGCACGAGAACAAGCACCTCGGAAAGATCTCGATCATGGTCGGCGCCACCGACGAGGAGGAGGGCAAGCACACCGAGGGGCCGGGTGCGATCCGCGCCGAGGTCGGGACCTAG
- a CDS encoding ABC transporter permease, whose amino-acid sequence MSTLTVLAAFVRRDLRIDLSYRATFVLRTLSTVLLLALFYYLSRVIDNAEFGARQDLRGGYFGYAAVGLALLTIVQIGLASFSRKLREEQTTGTFEALMATPTSPSLIIISSAIYDIARATLDGLLLMAAAIIVFGLDLHVGPGSIVVAAVALVGCVGLFASLGVAVAALTVVFKRTTVLLGLVVTALALLGGVYFPIEVMPQPIEAVAKAVPFTWGLDVVRASLLDGDVEPGQLAGLYGSVAILLPLALLGFRASVWRARRTGSLAQY is encoded by the coding sequence ATGAGCACGCTCACGGTGCTGGCGGCGTTCGTGCGACGTGACCTGCGGATCGACCTCTCCTACCGCGCGACGTTCGTGCTCCGGACGCTGTCGACGGTCCTGCTCCTGGCGCTGTTCTACTACCTCAGCCGAGTGATCGACAACGCGGAATTCGGGGCCCGTCAGGACCTGCGTGGCGGCTACTTTGGATACGCGGCGGTCGGGTTGGCGCTGCTCACCATCGTTCAGATCGGACTCGCCTCTTTCTCCCGCAAGCTTCGCGAGGAGCAGACGACCGGCACCTTCGAGGCGCTCATGGCGACGCCGACGAGCCCCTCGCTGATCATCATTTCGAGCGCGATCTACGACATCGCGCGGGCGACCCTGGACGGGCTACTGCTGATGGCCGCTGCGATCATCGTCTTCGGACTCGACCTGCACGTCGGCCCAGGCTCCATCGTGGTGGCGGCGGTGGCGCTCGTCGGATGCGTGGGGCTGTTCGCTTCCCTCGGCGTGGCCGTTGCCGCCCTGACCGTGGTCTTCAAGCGGACGACCGTGCTTCTCGGACTGGTGGTGACGGCGCTTGCACTGCTCGGCGGGGTCTACTTCCCGATCGAGGTCATGCCGCAGCCGATCGAGGCCGTCGCCAAGGCGGTGCCGTTCACCTGGGGACTGGACGTGGTGCGGGCATCGCTGCTGGACGGCGACGTGGAGCCCGGGCAGCTCGCGGGCCTCTACGGCTCAGTCGCGATTCTCCTCCCGCTGGCCCTGCTGGGGTTCAGGGCGTCGGTATGGCGTGCCCGCCGCACGGGCTCCCTGGCGCAGTACTGA
- a CDS encoding DUF2130 domain-containing protein encodes MEASEKPQLPLDQAPGDSEGVVRALDDRLVIERLTVSDERAARVVRERAEAGQQPARTVSDAIEIGARVLDREDVGAEVDYVRAEFERASGEARSHLIEQSRGVVEEIQRQFERAFSAEGGSLARAFGEFEDGLAEQIAANFGADRSTAVQHQIKEQVSKLVEERLQMLVRHFASDDAANPFADAKRAISQAVVESTRRQEARVQAVAEALQRVETSVVRLTAEAEAKQALTEAEGAGTRKGRSFEERVHAAIERIAVARGDCAHHVGDERGEGGSKKGDTVVELGAADGKSLGRIVFEDKDDQLSRNRAWEELNAAMAERDADFAVLVVAGEESIPARREQLVEYEGNKMIVAVDSELPDELGLDLAYRYARLRVLTARDRSLEVDAAGVRDAAEAARSALKRAQSVRLALTNVDKSSAKAREGVEGIVADVEAELARIESLVAAAG; translated from the coding sequence ATGGAAGCATCGGAGAAGCCCCAGCTACCACTCGACCAGGCGCCCGGCGACAGCGAGGGCGTCGTGCGGGCGCTCGACGACCGGCTGGTGATCGAGCGCCTCACCGTCAGTGACGAGAGGGCTGCGCGCGTGGTCCGCGAGCGGGCCGAGGCCGGCCAGCAGCCGGCGCGCACGGTCTCCGACGCGATCGAGATCGGCGCCCGGGTTCTGGACCGAGAGGACGTTGGGGCGGAGGTCGATTATGTGCGCGCGGAGTTCGAGCGCGCCTCGGGCGAGGCCCGAAGCCACCTGATCGAGCAGTCGCGCGGCGTGGTGGAGGAGATCCAGCGCCAGTTCGAGCGCGCCTTCTCGGCCGAGGGGGGCTCGCTGGCGCGAGCCTTCGGCGAGTTCGAGGACGGGCTCGCGGAGCAGATCGCGGCGAACTTCGGCGCCGATCGCTCGACCGCCGTCCAGCATCAGATCAAGGAACAGGTCTCCAAGCTGGTCGAGGAGCGCCTCCAGATGCTGGTCAGGCACTTCGCCTCCGACGACGCGGCCAATCCGTTCGCCGACGCCAAGCGGGCCATCTCCCAGGCCGTGGTGGAGTCCACGCGGCGCCAGGAGGCACGCGTGCAGGCGGTCGCCGAGGCGCTCCAGCGCGTGGAGACGAGCGTCGTGCGGCTCACCGCCGAGGCCGAAGCGAAGCAGGCTCTCACCGAGGCCGAGGGCGCGGGCACCCGCAAGGGGCGCAGCTTCGAGGAGCGCGTCCACGCGGCGATCGAGCGGATCGCGGTGGCACGCGGCGACTGCGCCCACCACGTGGGCGACGAGCGCGGCGAGGGTGGCTCGAAGAAGGGCGACACGGTGGTCGAGCTCGGCGCTGCCGACGGCAAGTCGCTGGGCAGGATCGTGTTCGAGGACAAGGACGACCAGCTCTCTCGGAACCGGGCCTGGGAGGAGCTGAACGCCGCGATGGCCGAGCGCGACGCGGATTTCGCCGTGCTGGTCGTCGCGGGCGAGGAGAGCATCCCCGCCAGGCGCGAGCAGCTGGTCGAGTACGAGGGCAACAAGATGATCGTTGCCGTCGACTCCGAGCTGCCCGACGAGCTGGGGCTCGACCTCGCCTACCGTTACGCGCGGCTGCGCGTGCTGACGGCTCGCGACCGCTCGCTCGAGGTCGACGCGGCGGGCGTGCGCGATGCGGCCGAGGCGGCTCGCTCTGCCCTGAAGCGCGCCCAGAGCGTGCGCTTGGCGCTCACCAACGTCGACAAGAGCTCCGCCAAGGCCCGCGAGGGAGTCGAGGGCATCGTCGCCGACGTCGAGGCCGAGCTGGCGCGAATCGAGAGCCTCGTCGCGGCGGCCGGGTAG
- a CDS encoding lasso peptide biosynthesis B2 protein: protein MRRLHPDNLRAAWWALRTARRTRRLLGAEGLEAALAPPAPPPLSPEAERGVRAVLRRGGESCLVRSIVLQAWEAAHGRRRDLIVGVTDPAGFRAHAWLDGDPLVHVDAGLEPSLLGLAGAGERVAAAGDHDPHDHRRFHELLRRPAPSYGGPQGGRPRRR from the coding sequence ATGCGACGGCTGCATCCGGACAACCTGCGCGCGGCGTGGTGGGCGCTGCGGACGGCGCGCCGCACCAGGCGGCTGCTGGGCGCCGAGGGGCTCGAGGCTGCGCTCGCCCCGCCGGCTCCGCCTCCGCTGTCTCCCGAGGCCGAGCGAGGGGTTCGCGCCGTGCTTCGCCGCGGCGGCGAGAGCTGCCTGGTGAGGTCGATAGTGCTCCAGGCTTGGGAGGCCGCGCACGGACGCCGGCGCGACCTGATTGTTGGCGTCACGGATCCCGCCGGGTTCCGCGCTCACGCGTGGCTCGACGGCGACCCGCTGGTCCACGTGGACGCGGGCCTCGAGCCGTCGCTCCTCGGCCTCGCCGGAGCGGGGGAGAGGGTCGCCGCGGCTGGCGACCACGACCCGCACGATCACCGGCGGTTCCACGAGCTCCTTCGCCGCCCCGCACCGTCGTACGGGGGCCCGCAGGGAGGCCGTCCGCGCCGTCGGTAG